The proteins below are encoded in one region of Poecile atricapillus isolate bPoeAtr1 chromosome 33, bPoeAtr1.hap1, whole genome shotgun sequence:
- the ISG20L2 gene encoding interferon-stimulated 20 kDa exonuclease-like 2 has translation MGDLILNLDFSAPESRPKKKPGNPKHQSFVRRRRELERRGVLRQKQLPAAPGGPRRAPGRGRTGGGPGKPRSGRPRSCPKENGPAAAPRGTPDSQNGHTGTARTEGKGRGAARDSAKAVGAPPVSQKGSAGTGAPASSKGKARGAARGTPTAGGAPPAPSKLVAIDCEMVGTGPGGRTSSLARCSIVTYEGDVVYDRYVRPEAPIVDYRTRWSGIRRQHMDGAVPFRRAQQQVLRILAGKVVVGHAIHNDFKALQYSHPKALTRDTAQMPLLNRRAGFPENTAISLKRLTKALLNQDIQVGKSGHSSVEDARATMELYKVVEEEWEQHLLQQNPKQK, from the exons ATGGGCGATTTGATCCTCAACTTGGACTTCTCCGCCCCCGAAAGCCGCCCGAAGAAGAAGCCGGGGAACCCAAAGCACCAGAGCTTcgtgcggcggcggcgggagctgGAGCGCCGCGGGGTCCTGCGGCAGAAGCAGCTCCCAGCGGCACCGGGCGGGCCCCGGCGGGCTCCGGGACGGGGGAGAACCGGGGGCGGCCCGGGGAAGCCTCGCTCGGGCCGGCCCAGGTCGTGCCCCAAAGAGaacggccccgccgccgccccccgagGCACCCCGGACTCCCAGAACGGCCACACCGGCACCGCTAGGACCGAGGGGAAGGGTCGGGGGGCGGCTCGGGACTCCGCCAAAGCTGTCGGAGCCCCCCCGGTATCCCAGAAGGGCTCCGCTGGAACCGGCGCTCCCGCCAGCAGCAAGGGGAAGGCTCGGGGGGCGGCTCGGGGCACCCCCACAGCCGGAGGTGCCCCCCCGGCGCCCTCCAAGCTGGTGGCCATAGACTGTGAGATGGTGGGCACGGGCCCCGGCGGGCGCACGAGCTCCCTGGCCCGCTGCAGCATCGTCACCTACGAGGGGGACGTGGTGTACGATCGGTACGTGCGGCCCGAGGCTCCCATCGTGGATTACCGGACCCGCTGGAGCGGGATCCGCCGGCAGCACATGGATGGAGCCGTGCCCTTCcgcagggcacagcagcag GTGCTGCGGATCCTCGCCGGGAAGGTGGTGGTCGGCCACGCCATCCACAACGACTTCAAGGCCCTGCAGTACTCCCATCCCAAAGCTCTGACCCGGGACACGGCGCAGATGCCGCTGCTGAACCGCCGGGCTGGATTCCCGGAGAACACGGCCATCTCCCTCAAGCGCctcaccaaggctctgctgaaCCAGGACATCCAG GTAGGGAAAAGCGGCCATTCCTCGGTGGAGGATGCCCGAGCCACCATGGAGCTCTACAAGGTGGTGGAGGAGGAGTGGgagcagcacctgctgcagcagaACCCAAAGCAGAAGTGA